GCGCCTCTTCATTCTCTATTGTAAGTATTCTAGCGATGGCCTTTCGTATCTCCCGTATCCTTGCAGGGTTATCGATGGTGCCCCGGCTGCTCTGCGTCCGCAACCTAATTAGCTCAGCTCTCAGCTCCTCTAACCGCTTCAGCCTTTCTTCCCGGCTCATCTTCCTGATTTCATCCGCTTTGAG
Above is a genomic segment from Thermofilaceae archaeon containing:
- the rpmC gene encoding 50S ribosomal protein L29, yielding MPVLKADEIRKMSREERLKRLEELRAELIRLRTQSSRGTIDNPARIREIRKAIARILTIENEEARKKGSQ